Part of the Flavobacterium alkalisoli genome is shown below.
TGCAGGATGATGAATTCCGAAAGTAAATAAGGAAGGAATTCCACTCCTGTCCCATCCAGACCATACCAGGTTCCATTCTTCCGGAAGGTCTGTATTTATCTCCATTAGCAAAAAGTCTGTTTGTGCACGTCGTGCCCGTAATGTTGCCCCGCTTACAGTTTGGTTTTCGTTGATGGACTGATCTCCCCAACCTGATGACGGACAGTCGGGGTTTGGGTTTATCCAGTTAAACCTAAAGGTGTACATAGCTGTATCTACCCAGGCATGATTTGCCGATAATATATAAGGTGTACCGTCATTAAGGGTATTATTTATAAGCGCTCCGCTAGCTAAAAAAGCACCTTCATCTGTACCTCCTAATATCATTGTAACTGATTTTTTACAATGATTTTTTATATTTTCTATACCATCCATAAAACACTCTACATCAAAATTACAGGATAGCGATAAAGTCTCATTAGTACTTTTGGTAGCTACATTCTGATAGCCAAGTCCTGCTTTAAATAATTCAAAACGACCGAGTCCCTTTACATTTCCCGGCTCATAATATTCCAGCCATACATCACCCCCGCTTATAGGCCAAATACCGAAATAAGACGGATTATTGTTTTGAAGTGAATCATATATATCAGCCTCTTGCCTATGCCCTTCTGGGTAAGCATATAAAAGTGCCCCTTTAGGAATAAAAAAATTCCTAATCCAAAAATGAATATTCATAATCGGCAAAACCAAAACCGCAAAAAATTAGCCTAATGGATTGGAATGCCGGGTTCAAATTTAAGTCATTTTTTTAAACATCTTTAAAAGGCTTTTTAAAGGCATTTAAAAGCCCTGCTCCGGTTATCGGTTGCAGGGCTTATTTTTTGACTTTATAAGCATTACAGGCTATAAGAAGTAACCCACTGCTTATGTAGCATGATATCGGTATATGTGGCAGAATGATTCATCTGCATGGCTATCTCCTTTTTCTCAGCTCCTTTAAACGGATTCTCTCCACCTGTTTTAGTTTCCACCCACTCACACAGCTCCAATATAGAGGACTTATTAGAGGCGAAATAAAAGTACGGCTTACCCTTCAACACGTCTAACACGTCAAGGTAGTCGCCAAGTTTCCAGTAATTCTTATAGGTTCCTGCCTCTGTAGACAAATACGGCGGGTCTACCAAAAACACAACGTTGGCCACGTCCTTATACTGTGCAAACAACTCCTTATAATCCTTACGCACTATAGTAAGGCCGTCCAGATACCCGGAAGCATTATAATCGTTCTTGCGCACGCAGTTGTATAATGTGTTTGCCTTCAGCTCATCCAGTGACTGTACATAGTTCATACTAAACAGCAATGATGAGGACAATGTTATGTAATCTACATATCCGGGTTCTGACGCTACCCGGCCAAGAACCGCCTCCTTTACCTGTCCAGTTATACGCTTATCTTTTGGGTAGTCATCTAATAGCTCCCGCAAGTCGGCCATAATACTGTTAGTGGTTGGTATTGCCTTAATTCTGTCGCTGTAGTTGTCAAAATCATTATACACTACAGTGGCATCCGGATAAACACTTTTAACGGTATGGCTCAGTAAACCACTGCCGCCAAACAGGTCAACATAAACAGCATTTGCCGGATACTGTTTTAAAGCTTCTTTAAAGTCTTTTAAAAATCTTCTTTTTTGCCCCATAAATGGCAGGGGTGCTGTTGTAAAAACTTTCTTTTTTTCGTTCATTTTACTATTCATTTTTTGATTGATGATTGATGATTCCGTATATTTGCAGCTCTCACGGTAATAATTACATATAAAAGCCACAACCCGAAGACTTACGTCCTCCGACTGTGGCTTGTGCTAATTAAATACCGTGAGAAAGTTTTAATTTGTCGGGGGACATTTTATCCCCTTTTATAATCTGAAAACATAACCCCTCGACCGAAAGGTGGCAAAGTAAATTAAGGTAAGGTGTGGTTTATTTGCCTGAGGGGTTTCTTTAAAATATTAGTTTTTCTATTTTAGAAAGTCCCTCGGTCATAAGGCAAAAAAGGTAAGGTGTGGTTATTTTACTAAGAGGGACTTTCTTTATACCTCCTCTGCCTGTATAGGCTTAAAATCTATTACTTCATATTGATTGGCATTAAGGTACTGCGCCATGCTCAGGCTAATTATGCTGTTACCGTCTGCATCGAGTACCGGGTTAAACTTAAAAGACATTCCGGGAGCATCCTGCCCCATAAGCTGAGCCGCAAGCTCAGGCGTTAGTTTTGCTACTGATTTAATTAGTTGTTCCATTATGCTATTTGGTTAAGGCCAAAACCTGCTAAAAGATTATTAATGTTTGCTCTGTGTCCTTGTATCTGAGCCATTGTTATTGAACCGCCCATTAAGTATTCACTCATCCCGTCTGTTCCATATACTCCTCCAAAACCTAATAATATTTGATTTGCAGAAATAATGCTCGACGAGGTTACTGTCCTTGCGTATTCCGTATCACCATTTATATATCTTACAGCTTCAGAACTATCCCTTACTAAGGCTTTTAAGCCTGTTTCAAGAGTAGGAACTCCTCCTGAAAAATCTGTTAATGATTGATTTATTCTTATAGCTGTAGTTGAAGACAATCCAAATGTACAGTTCCTATTGCTTGCGAGTATCCCTTCTCTTCTGCTTGAATTACCGCCATCTTTGTATAAAACATACATTCTTGAAGCATCATTTAGCGTGTAATTTCTCCCCATTATAGCCGGGTTAAACTGAGTGTCAATATAACCATCAAGACCGTTGCCTTCAAATCCGTATGCTCCATAAGTAAGCCCGCCGTAAAGCATGAATAAATTATCACCCTTTTCGGTTGTTGCATCTGTAGGGATAAAATCAGAAGCATAACTGTTATTCTCTAACTGTGGGTGCCAAACGTACCATATATCATCTAAACTTTGAGTTGAACCCACATCACCATAATATATACTATAAGAATTACCTATAACACAATCAGTTGCTGTGATAGAAATTTTAAACCAACCATTTCCCACATTTTGTATTGTTCCATTAGTAATTGTTCCCAAATCATAATTAATAACACCTGTTTTTTTTATAATAGATGTAGTATCATCTCTTAACCTAAAATTTGCAGTTAAAGCCGTCCCTGATTTTGTGTAAATACTATATGTTAAAGTTGTTGAGTTAGCTATTATACCTGTTTTTCTTGATACACCGGGATTCCCTTTAAATTGAAATTTACAAGCAGTAAAGCTACCATCTGGAGCAGTTGTTTCTAAAGTATTGGGTTCTTTAATATTCCCGGTTCCTGAATAACTCCATCCTGAATTAGTAAAATAAGTACTATAAGTACAAAGGTTTTCTATAGTTCCCTTACCAAAAGGGTTACGCCAGTTAATACGGGCAAAGTTCATTAACGCAGGGTCATTATAGGCAAATAAGCCATATAAGTCCTGCTTATGCCAAACGCCAATTCTAATCTCCTGTTTTATAAATTCATTGATTAAAAGCTTTTCCCTCAGATCGGGTGCGGTAAAATTCTTTTGCTGCGCCTTTGCAAATATCATCCCTGTATCATACAGCAGGCGTTTCTTGCCGTAAATGGTGTTACCCCTTATTATAGTGAAAGGCTTGTGTTTTCCTAAGCCTAAAGCAGCACCATAAGTAGGTGTATAAGCCGTTGGTGTGTCGCTTAAAACGTTTGCCCTTTCAAGTTGTAGACCATATATTTTAAAGCTCTTTGCTGTAGCTGCACTGATGTTTTTATATACTGAAATAGATGTAATAGTCGCCCCCGGTGCAATTGCCACATTTATCCAAACCCTATAAATCCCGTTACCTAAATGTAGGTGATTTGGTATATATACAGTGTTAGCATTATAGGTAAATGCAAAGTCGAGATTACCGGGTACTGTACTTGGCTCTAAGCCGTCATCCATTTTTACGTAAGCAGAAATAATAATCCTGCCATTTGGTACAACCACAACATTACAGGGCATTACCGCCTGTCTTGTTATACTGTTGTTTCCAAACGATATGGCCTTACTCTCATTTATATGCCCTTCCCAGTCAAAGCTTACCTCACTTGTATTTGCTAATACAGTAAAATTATGATTGTTGGGCAGTTCGTTTTTACCCCCGTAAAAATAGATTGGATTGTATTTTATATTATTGTTTAAAACCATGTTACGAACGGTAAGAAAGGTTATACTCAAGAGTTCCGGCAGGTGCAGAACCCGTATAGGTTAAAATAATATTGGTAGCGTCACAGCTCACAGCAAACTGACCCGGTAAAGCTGCCGCATTAGCAGCTACAACATTAACCCATGTAGGCACACCCGGCAGGCCGTGAGGTATATTAATCGTAGTACCTCCCGGGGCTGTTAAGGTA
Proteins encoded:
- a CDS encoding DNA adenine methylase: MNEKKKVFTTAPLPFMGQKRRFLKDFKEALKQYPANAVYVDLFGGSGLLSHTVKSVYPDATVVYNDFDNYSDRIKAIPTTNSIMADLRELLDDYPKDKRITGQVKEAVLGRVASEPGYVDYITLSSSLLFSMNYVQSLDELKANTLYNCVRKNDYNASGYLDGLTIVRKDYKELFAQYKDVANVVFLVDPPYLSTEAGTYKNYWKLGDYLDVLDVLKGKPYFYFASNKSSILELCEWVETKTGGENPFKGAEKKEIAMQMNHSATYTDIMLHKQWVTSYSL
- a CDS encoding phage head spike fiber domain-containing protein, with the translated sequence MVLNNNIKYNPIYFYGGKNELPNNHNFTVLANTSEVSFDWEGHINESKAISFGNNSITRQAVMPCNVVVVPNGRIIISAYVKMDDGLEPSTVPGNLDFAFTYNANTVYIPNHLHLGNGIYRVWINVAIAPGATITSISVYKNISAATAKSFKIYGLQLERANVLSDTPTAYTPTYGAALGLGKHKPFTIIRGNTIYGKKRLLYDTGMIFAKAQQKNFTAPDLREKLLINEFIKQEIRIGVWHKQDLYGLFAYNDPALMNFARINWRNPFGKGTIENLCTYSTYFTNSGWSYSGTGNIKEPNTLETTAPDGSFTACKFQFKGNPGVSRKTGIIANSTTLTYSIYTKSGTALTANFRLRDDTTSIIKKTGVINYDLGTITNGTIQNVGNGWFKISITATDCVIGNSYSIYYGDVGSTQSLDDIWYVWHPQLENNSYASDFIPTDATTEKGDNLFMLYGGLTYGAYGFEGNGLDGYIDTQFNPAIMGRNYTLNDASRMYVLYKDGGNSSRREGILASNRNCTFGLSSTTAIRINQSLTDFSGGVPTLETGLKALVRDSSEAVRYINGDTEYARTVTSSSIISANQILLGFGGVYGTDGMSEYLMGGSITMAQIQGHRANINNLLAGFGLNQIA